The Armatimonadota bacterium nucleotide sequence GATGGGGATCGCGGTCAGCGTGATGATGCGCACGCTGCCCCGCGCACCCAGCTCCACCGACACCCGGGCGATGGTATCGCTGTCGGGCGCTTCCACGATGTTGACGAAATCGTAAGGCCCAAGCACCGCGTACTGCTGCTGCACCTTCACCCCCATAGCCTCAATCTCCCGGTTCACCTCCCTGATCCGGGCGGGGTTCTTCAGCAGCGTCTCCGCGCCGCTCTCGGTCAACGTGCTGAGCATGATGTAGGTGGGCACGCGCTTCACCTCCGTCTCAAGTAGGTGCCCTTTCACTAGGGGTTTCCGCCGCAGTATCCAGGCCTCGGTAGCCGTCAACATGTTCCCTACGGCGTCGTGCGGATCCTTTCGCGCCGTTCTGCAGACAAGGGATACCGTCACCTCCGCCAGCCAAGCCAGGAGGCCTGCAAACGCAAGCTGGGTGCGCGGGCGACAAGCCCTTTCCCTTCGCCCCCGGTCCCGGCCTCCTACGCGGCTACCCGGTCTT carries:
- a CDS encoding GYD domain-containing protein yields the protein MPTYIMLSTLTESGAETLLKNPARIREVNREIEAMGVKVQQQYAVLGPYDFVNIVEAPDSDTIARVSVELGARGSVRIITLTAIPIESFISRLQQR